The following are from one region of the Moritella sp. 24 genome:
- a CDS encoding PLP-dependent aminotransferase family protein codes for MSDIKFRQIAETIETRINTGVYQPNTKLPPHRVLADELETTPTTVSKAYKLLVEKNKVESFVGRGTFVCGNSELETVIQASDADYNFSILQPCLKYNVLPLQAAFQQTYAALPSELLGYTENSGHLSHREAGVKWAAEFGLSVSDPNEILLASGAQNALEILIQTYTEPGDCIAVESFTYPGILSIATLLGRRIVDIAMDSEGMCPIALNEAIVTDKPKIIVIVPSHQNPTGVTMPKARREAIAKVIAAEDVWLLEDDIYGFLNPTKIPAITNYIPEKSFHITSLSKAISPALRCAFIKAPKSEIRKVGACIRTSIWLASPLNFAVATQLINSGEAFSMAHQQKLLAAQRQQFVTEKLGFLACSSQPTSYHVWVALPAHWRQEHFVMEAKNQQLLVSSGGYFSQQSDKSNHIRLSLMAIDDEQRFQQGVISLANLLQDGQGSHFLF; via the coding sequence ATGAGTGATATTAAGTTTCGACAGATTGCCGAAACCATTGAAACTAGAATTAATACTGGTGTATATCAACCGAATACTAAGCTACCGCCACATCGCGTGCTTGCTGATGAGCTTGAGACTACGCCGACCACCGTGTCCAAAGCTTATAAATTATTGGTTGAAAAAAACAAAGTGGAATCCTTTGTAGGGCGAGGCACTTTTGTCTGCGGTAATTCTGAATTGGAAACGGTGATCCAAGCTTCTGATGCAGATTACAACTTCTCAATTCTACAACCTTGCCTAAAATATAATGTTTTGCCTTTACAAGCAGCATTCCAACAAACCTATGCGGCACTGCCGAGTGAGTTATTGGGCTATACCGAAAATTCAGGGCATTTATCGCACCGAGAAGCGGGTGTTAAATGGGCTGCGGAATTTGGTTTGTCAGTGTCTGATCCTAATGAAATATTACTGGCCAGTGGTGCGCAGAATGCATTGGAAATATTAATTCAAACATACACGGAACCGGGTGATTGTATTGCCGTTGAATCATTTACTTATCCGGGTATTTTATCTATTGCGACTTTGTTAGGTCGTCGCATTGTCGATATTGCAATGGACAGTGAAGGGATGTGTCCGATAGCGCTTAACGAGGCAATTGTTACAGATAAGCCTAAGATCATCGTGATCGTACCGTCACATCAAAACCCAACGGGTGTGACAATGCCGAAAGCGCGTAGAGAAGCCATTGCTAAAGTGATTGCAGCTGAAGATGTTTGGCTATTAGAAGATGATATTTACGGCTTCTTAAATCCAACTAAAATTCCTGCGATCACCAACTACATTCCTGAGAAAAGTTTCCATATCACCAGCTTGTCTAAGGCGATAAGTCCTGCATTAAGATGTGCGTTTATCAAAGCACCAAAAAGTGAGATACGTAAAGTCGGTGCGTGTATTCGTACTTCTATTTGGCTTGCGTCACCACTTAACTTTGCTGTGGCCACACAGTTGATTAATTCTGGTGAAGCATTTTCAATGGCACATCAGCAAAAGTTATTGGCCGCGCAGCGACAACAGTTCGTGACCGAAAAACTTGGTTTTTTAGCATGTTCAAGTCAGCCTACGAGTTACCATGTTTGGGTGGCATTACCGGCGCATTGGCGACAAGAGCACTTTGTGATGGAAGCTAAAAACCAACAATTACTCGTGAGTAGTGGTGGTTATTTCTCGCAACAGAGTGATAAAAGTAATCATATTCGCTTGTCTTTAATGGCGATTGATGACGAGCAGCGTTTTCAGCAAGGCGTTATATCGTTAGCTAACTTACTTCAAGACGGGCAGGGATCACACTTCTTGTTTTAA